A window of Procambarus clarkii isolate CNS0578487 chromosome 69, FALCON_Pclarkii_2.0, whole genome shotgun sequence contains these coding sequences:
- the LOC123772070 gene encoding E3 ubiquitin-protein ligase Hakai — MPMEEKGKEYEERRGRGRGRGRGRPRGRPKGPPRGLRVKKRNMIESEEDEEEPTPKENEPPKIKQYDQDCDISSLEAPTFTTLDRGPPAPMLRLSWDHPVNLIGEKVLSPRIHICDACNKPILIYGRMIPCKHVFCLWCARSEDRVCARCGERVARVEQTGLGTVFMCNYTINKAVCKRTYLSQRDLQAHIDHRHMKMPGAPGVPKEDMKEERLSHRDPRGECRESRGDPRGEARQDPRSMSDPRVGKEGYEHRESYSSSQFQRQGSGQFNSGHTQSHKSSSTHQGGSHHISIIPVMTTARTNLITVPLQDPPEHPSHSSFQHSAPSHQTPSHPPPHLPPTHPPPTHTFTSPPPAHPQPPPTHSQPSPYSTSFTTPYSNQQAQYTYPPNPAAPPPPNPTVPPPPYSNVAPTVPPPTTYGNRSQYEGQYATNTQWSTPPPQAPPSHPPGPPPHHAPPPTTQSTQYYRKSF, encoded by the exons ATAGAGAGTGAGGAAGATGAAGAAGAACCAACACCAAAGGAGAATGAACCACCAAAGATAAAACAAT ATGATCAAGACTGTGACATCTCATCACTGGAGGCTCCTACTTTCACTACCTTAGACCGAGGCCCACCTGCTCCAATGCTTCGCTTGTCTTGGGATCATCCAGTTAATCTGATTGGAGAAAAAGTACTTTCTCCTCGAATTCACATATGTGATGCATGCAACAAACCAATTCTCATCTATGGACGAATG ATTCCATGCAAACATGTGTTTTGTCTATGGTGTGCACGGAGTGAAGACCGAGTGTGCGCTCGATGTGGGGAGCGTGTGGCCAGGGTAGAGCAGACTGGCTTAGGCACAGTGTTTATGTGCAACTATACCATCAATAAGGCTGTTTGCAAGCGTACATACTTGTCCCAGAGAGATCTTCAG GCTCACATTGATCATCGTCACATGAAAATGCCTGGAGCTCCTGGTGTGCCTAAAGAAGACATGAAGGAAGAACGTCTAAGTCACCGTGACCCTAGAGGGGAATGTCGAGAATCAAGAGGAGACCCAAGAGGGGAGGCTAGACAAGATCCACGTTCCATGTCAGACCCTAGAGTTGGAAAGGAAGGTTATGAACACCGCGAATCATATTCTTCCTCTCAGTTTCAACGTCAAGGGTCTGGACAGTTTAACAGTGGTCACACACAGTCACATAAGTCATCCTCTACCCATCAAGGAGGATCACATCATATATCTATTATTCCGGTCATGACCACAGCACGGACCAACCTCATTACAGTCCCACTTCAGGATCCCCCTGAACACCCATCCCACTCATCTTTCCAGCACTCTGCTCCATCTCATCAAACACCCTCTCATCCCCCTCCTCACTTGCCTCCAACTCATCCCCCACCTACTCATACATTCACTAGCCCTCCTCCAGCTCACCCCCAGCCTCCTCCAACTCACTCCCAGCCTTCTCCATATTCTACATCATTTACCACACCATACAGTAATCAACAAGCCCAGTATACCTACCCTCCTAACCCTGCAGCTCCTCCCCCACCAAATCcaactgttccaccaccaccatactcaaaTGTAGCCCCCACTGTTCCACCTCCGACTACATATGGGAACCGGTCTCAGTATGAAGGGCAGTATGCAACAAATACTCAgtggtctacaccaccaccacaagccccacCTTCTCATCCACCTGGGCCTCCTCCCCATCATGCACCTCCACCTACTACTCAGTCCACACAGTATTACAGAAAAAGCTTTTAA